A DNA window from Gillisia sp. Hel1_33_143 contains the following coding sequences:
- the fbaA gene encoding class II fructose-bisphosphate aldolase — protein MSHNIKPGVATGKEVQEIFKYAKSKGFALPAVNVTGSNTINAVLETAAELNAPVIIQFSNGGAQFNAGKGLSNENQQAAIAGGVAGAKHIHELAKVYGATVILHTDHCAKKLLPWIDGLLDASEKNFEQFGFPLFSSHMIDLSEEPIEENIEISKKYLERMKKMGMTLEIELGITGGEEDGVDNSDVDDSKLYTQPEEVAYAYEELSKVSDQFTIAAAFGNVHGVYKPGNVKLTPKILKNSQEFLSKKHNLEENHIDFVFHGGSGSTLEEIREAIGYGVIKMNIDTDLQYAFTEGIRNYMGDKKDYLKAQIGNPDGAEVPNKKHYDPRVWLREGELTFKARLKQAFEDLNNVNTL, from the coding sequence ATGAGTCACAATATAAAACCCGGTGTAGCCACAGGAAAAGAAGTTCAAGAGATCTTTAAATACGCAAAAAGTAAAGGTTTTGCTTTACCCGCAGTAAACGTTACAGGATCTAATACAATAAATGCTGTACTTGAAACAGCGGCAGAATTGAACGCTCCGGTAATTATACAGTTCTCAAATGGAGGAGCTCAATTTAATGCAGGGAAAGGTCTGTCTAACGAAAATCAACAAGCTGCAATTGCTGGTGGCGTTGCAGGAGCTAAACATATTCATGAATTAGCAAAAGTTTACGGTGCTACTGTGATCTTACATACAGACCATTGCGCAAAAAAACTTTTACCTTGGATTGATGGTTTACTAGATGCAAGTGAAAAGAATTTTGAACAGTTTGGATTTCCTTTATTCAGCTCTCATATGATAGATCTTTCTGAAGAACCTATTGAAGAGAACATAGAGATCTCTAAGAAATATTTAGAGAGAATGAAAAAAATGGGAATGACCTTAGAAATTGAATTGGGAATTACCGGTGGTGAAGAAGATGGTGTAGACAATTCTGATGTAGACGATTCTAAATTATATACCCAGCCAGAAGAAGTTGCTTATGCTTATGAAGAATTAAGCAAAGTAAGTGACCAATTTACAATTGCTGCTGCTTTTGGAAATGTTCATGGAGTTTACAAGCCAGGAAACGTAAAACTTACTCCAAAGATTCTGAAAAATTCTCAGGAATTTTTGAGTAAAAAACATAACCTTGAAGAAAACCACATAGATTTTGTATTTCATGGAGGTAGTGGATCTACTTTAGAAGAAATTCGTGAAGCTATTGGTTACGGAGTTATTAAAATGAATATTGATACAGATCTTCAATATGCTTTTACAGAAGGTATACGCAATTATATGGGCGACAAAAAAGATTATTTAAAAGCTCAAATTGGAAATCCTGATGGTGCAGAAGTACCAAATAAAAAACATTACGACCCACGAGTATGGTTACGTGAAGGTGAATTAACTTTTAAAGCTAGATTAAAGCAAGCTTTTGAAGACCTTAATAACGTAAACACTTTATAA
- a CDS encoding M28 family peptidase, giving the protein MKKYYFILSILMLTSNLIFAQSEKEKTQETVNKNVIKGHIYFLTDDLLRGRETGTSENKIAASYLANVLRGYGAKPNPLTGTYYQDVLLKKTEAPISFAVSLNNMDRKDAIALVPAKLDFNGRGIYVGHGLEEDYKDLDVKGKLVVLLSGNSKNNELRTAFGLTSQKTDLAKEAGAIGIVEMVSNGEVDWSAIAHHFNADKLENIKKNDTLERSNDIPYVWIKEFGGVPSDLKIGQEIAVKLEINAPNETEVHSQNVIGIIEGTDPKLKNEYIIYSAHYDHVGIGEPDATGDTIYNGARDNAVGTTTVLSVAENLSKHPTKRSALFILFTGEEKGLLGSSYYTENPVLPLKQMVYCFNSDNGGYNDTSVATIVGLERTTANKNIKQAAKEFGLTAIDDPAPEQNLFDRSDNVNFAKKGIPAPTFSLGFRSFDGEVTKYYHQAGDEAESLDYEYLLKFFQSYVLSARLIANDPKTPFWISGDKYENAGKALYIE; this is encoded by the coding sequence ATGAAGAAATATTATTTTATACTTAGCATTTTGATGCTTACTTCCAACTTAATTTTTGCTCAATCAGAAAAAGAGAAAACTCAAGAAACGGTAAATAAAAATGTTATTAAAGGGCATATCTATTTTTTAACAGATGATCTATTAAGAGGTAGGGAAACAGGTACTTCAGAAAATAAAATTGCAGCTTCTTATTTGGCGAACGTGCTAAGAGGTTATGGTGCAAAGCCAAATCCGTTAACCGGAACTTATTATCAAGACGTTCTTCTGAAAAAGACAGAAGCACCTATATCTTTCGCTGTTTCTTTAAATAATATGGATAGGAAGGATGCTATTGCATTAGTGCCTGCAAAGCTGGATTTTAACGGTAGAGGTATATATGTAGGACATGGGCTGGAAGAGGATTATAAAGATCTTGATGTAAAAGGGAAGTTGGTTGTTTTGCTCTCCGGAAATTCAAAAAATAATGAATTAAGGACTGCGTTTGGCTTAACATCACAAAAGACAGATTTAGCTAAAGAAGCAGGTGCTATTGGAATTGTAGAAATGGTTAGTAATGGAGAGGTTGATTGGAGTGCTATAGCTCATCATTTCAATGCTGATAAATTAGAGAATATTAAGAAAAATGATACCTTAGAAAGGTCTAACGATATACCTTATGTTTGGATCAAAGAATTTGGAGGAGTGCCTTCAGATTTAAAAATTGGGCAAGAGATCGCTGTTAAATTAGAAATAAATGCTCCTAACGAGACTGAAGTACATTCTCAAAATGTAATTGGGATCATAGAAGGAACAGATCCAAAGTTAAAAAATGAGTACATTATTTATTCTGCACATTATGATCATGTAGGGATTGGTGAGCCAGATGCCACAGGAGATACTATTTATAACGGTGCCAGAGATAACGCTGTAGGTACCACAACCGTTTTAAGTGTTGCAGAAAATCTATCAAAACATCCAACCAAACGTTCCGCTCTGTTTATTTTGTTTACTGGGGAAGAAAAGGGGTTGTTAGGTAGTTCTTATTACACAGAAAATCCGGTTTTACCTTTAAAACAAATGGTATACTGTTTTAATAGTGATAATGGAGGTTATAATGATACTTCTGTTGCCACCATTGTTGGTCTGGAAAGAACTACTGCTAATAAAAATATTAAGCAAGCCGCTAAAGAATTTGGACTAACCGCAATAGACGATCCAGCTCCGGAGCAGAATTTATTTGATAGAAGTGATAATGTAAATTTTGCTAAAAAGGGAATTCCTGCTCCAACCTTTTCGTTAGGATTTAGATCTTTTGATGGGGAGGTTACTAAATATTATCATCAGGCTGGAGATGAGGCAGAGAGTTTGGACTATGAATATTTACTTAAGTTCTTTCAATCCTATGTTTTATCTGCGAGATTGATTGCTAATGATCCTAAGACACCGTTTTGGATATCGGGAGATAAATATGAAAATGCAGGCAAAGCTCTTTATATTGAATAA
- the rpsO gene encoding 30S ribosomal protein S15: MYLSIEEKQDLFAKHGKGKNDTGSAEGQIALFTHRISHLSDHLRTNRKDYNTERSLVLLVGKRRRLLDYLMKKDIMRYRAIVKELGLRK; this comes from the coding sequence ATGTATTTATCCATAGAAGAAAAACAAGATCTATTCGCTAAACACGGTAAAGGTAAAAATGATACCGGTTCTGCTGAAGGGCAAATCGCATTATTTACTCACCGTATTTCCCACCTATCAGATCACCTGAGAACTAATCGTAAAGATTATAACACAGAAAGATCTCTAGTATTACTAGTAGGTAAAAGAAGAAGACTCCTTGATTACTTAATGAAGAAAGATATCATGAGATATCGTGCTATTGTTAAGGAATTAGGATTGAGAAAATAA
- a CDS encoding BamA/TamA family outer membrane protein: MKRLLAKISLFILILVIIVSCNAVKRVDANELLLTENTIFLNGEKSKDSRIYSQLYQEPNAKLLGLPLRLHFYNLAKPDPDSVFVDWLNKKPNRIERLNSIYSKKQVQRMRESYVGINKWIENTGEAPVIINKELAKKSSNRLKSWYFNNGWFNAETDFTINPKDRKRGEIEFFVNSHDPYIVDSIKQRMQSKVIDSLYNLHTDESKIVSGVQYRTLDYNAERDRLNTIFRNNGVYYFDQEYLSFEADTVGTDHKVNTTIIVKDRMVERGDTTSRVPFKIHKISKVNVFTDYTFENRYKPVTDSASYKGYKIYSFDELNYKPQAITDAIFIKPGEIFKDTDRTRTYNRMSSLRIFKYPNIEYVPDPTDSTNTDLVANIFLTPQQKYSLSFDFDISQSNIQDFGIGFGGSLLIRNIFKGAETFEISGRGSVGSSTDAAQGSSRDQFFNISELGADIKLVIPRIFLPIKTDRIIPKYMSPFTSLSLGVSTQNNIGLDKRNLNGILNYSWNPSKNISDKLDLLNIQYVRNLNTDNYFNVYQNSYINLNEIINTPGVSTNPNYLNSDGNLSIPNGADNFLKDVTSENSSTTGLNSDQIQEIDNINERKNRLTENNLIFATNFTYINNNKENLYDNDFSRFRFKIESAGNFLWALSELSGAQKDENGVYSIVGVNFSQYLKTEIDYIKHWDLGNKNIFAVRAFGGIAVPFGNANSIPFIRSFFAGGPNDNRAWQAYDLGPGSTGGRNEFNEANMKLAFNAEYRYNLFGALNSAFFIDVGNIWNVEDVVTDPAATFTSFSDLRDIAVGSGAGLRYDFNFFVLRFDVGFKTYDPEQDLGNRWFRNYNFSHAVYNVGINYPF; this comes from the coding sequence TTGAAACGCTTGCTTGCAAAAATATCGTTATTTATTTTAATCCTGGTTATAATAGTTTCGTGCAACGCGGTAAAAAGGGTTGACGCTAATGAATTACTTCTTACAGAGAACACTATTTTCCTGAATGGCGAGAAATCAAAAGACTCAAGAATCTACAGTCAGCTGTATCAAGAACCTAACGCAAAATTATTAGGACTACCTCTAAGGCTCCATTTTTACAATTTAGCGAAACCAGACCCCGACTCTGTATTTGTAGATTGGTTGAATAAAAAACCGAATAGAATTGAAAGATTGAATTCCATTTATTCTAAGAAACAGGTTCAGCGCATGCGAGAATCTTATGTTGGAATTAATAAATGGATAGAGAACACAGGAGAAGCTCCAGTTATTATTAATAAAGAACTTGCCAAAAAATCTAGCAATAGATTAAAATCTTGGTATTTCAATAATGGTTGGTTTAATGCAGAGACAGATTTCACCATTAATCCAAAAGATAGAAAACGAGGTGAGATCGAGTTTTTTGTAAATAGCCACGACCCTTACATTGTAGATTCTATCAAACAAAGAATGCAATCAAAAGTTATTGATTCATTATACAATCTACATACGGATGAATCTAAAATTGTATCTGGAGTTCAATACAGAACTTTAGATTATAATGCTGAAAGAGACAGGCTTAATACTATTTTCAGAAATAATGGAGTGTATTATTTTGATCAGGAATATTTGAGTTTTGAAGCAGATACTGTTGGTACAGATCATAAAGTTAATACGACCATTATTGTAAAAGATAGAATGGTAGAACGTGGCGATACTACCTCTCGCGTACCTTTTAAAATTCATAAGATAAGCAAGGTAAATGTTTTCACAGATTATACGTTTGAGAACAGATATAAACCGGTAACAGATAGTGCCTCATATAAGGGGTATAAGATCTATAGTTTTGATGAATTAAATTATAAACCGCAGGCAATTACAGATGCTATTTTCATAAAACCCGGCGAGATCTTTAAAGATACCGATAGAACCCGAACTTATAACCGAATGAGTTCTTTACGAATCTTTAAATACCCAAATATTGAGTACGTTCCAGATCCTACAGATAGCACAAATACAGATCTAGTAGCTAATATTTTTCTTACTCCCCAACAAAAGTATTCACTGAGCTTTGATTTTGATATTTCTCAAAGTAATATTCAAGATTTTGGAATTGGCTTTGGAGGTTCCCTGCTTATTCGAAATATCTTCAAAGGTGCAGAAACTTTCGAGATCTCGGGAAGAGGAAGTGTAGGTTCTTCTACAGATGCAGCACAGGGAAGTTCAAGAGATCAATTTTTCAATATCTCTGAATTGGGAGCAGACATTAAATTAGTAATCCCTAGAATTTTCTTACCGATAAAAACAGATAGGATCATTCCAAAATATATGTCGCCATTTACCAGCTTAAGTTTGGGAGTTAGTACACAGAATAATATAGGATTAGACAAACGTAATTTAAATGGGATCTTAAATTATAGCTGGAATCCATCCAAGAATATTTCAGACAAATTAGACTTGCTAAACATTCAATATGTTCGGAATTTAAATACTGATAATTACTTTAATGTGTATCAGAATTCTTACATCAATTTAAATGAAATAATAAATACTCCTGGGGTTAGTACTAATCCAAATTATTTAAATAGTGATGGGAATTTGAGCATCCCTAATGGTGCAGATAATTTCTTGAAAGATGTTACCTCAGAGAATTCTTCTACCACCGGATTAAATTCAGATCAAATTCAAGAGATCGATAATATCAACGAGAGAAAAAATAGACTTACGGAGAATAATCTGATCTTTGCTACAAATTTCACTTACATCAATAATAACAAAGAGAATTTATACGATAATGATTTCTCAAGATTTCGATTTAAAATTGAGTCTGCAGGAAACTTTTTATGGGCTCTATCAGAACTATCTGGCGCCCAAAAGGATGAAAATGGAGTTTATAGCATAGTGGGCGTAAATTTCTCTCAATACCTAAAAACAGAAATAGATTATATCAAACATTGGGACCTTGGAAATAAAAACATTTTTGCCGTTCGAGCATTTGGTGGTATTGCTGTACCATTTGGAAATGCCAACAGCATCCCTTTTATTAGAAGTTTCTTTGCTGGGGGACCTAATGATAACAGAGCGTGGCAAGCATACGATCTAGGACCTGGAAGTACAGGTGGAAGAAATGAATTTAATGAAGCAAACATGAAGTTGGCTTTTAATGCAGAATATAGATACAACTTATTTGGCGCTCTAAATTCAGCATTTTTTATAGATGTAGGAAATATCTGGAATGTGGAAGATGTAGTTACAGATCCTGCCGCAACGTTCACATCATTCTCAGACCTTAGAGATATTGCAGTAGGATCTGGCGCTGGATTAAGATATGATTTTAACTTTTTTGTTCTAAGGTTTGATGTAGGTTTTAAAACGTATGATCCAGAACAAGACCTTGGAAATAGATGGTTTAGAAATTATAATTTTAGCCATGCTGTTTATAATGTAGGTATCAATTATCCGTTCTAA
- a CDS encoding RNA methyltransferase: MEKRKLKNSELDRKSISEFKEAKKTPIIVILDNIRSLNNIGSVFRTSDAFLIEKIYLCGITAQPPHKDIHKTALGATETVSWSYAEDTLDVIFKLKEEGIKVYAIEQAENSTMLHNFKTELNNKYAIVFGNEVKGVQQKVVNLCDGVIEIPQLGSKHSLNISVSTGIVIWDLFSKMTFSTN; the protein is encoded by the coding sequence ATGGAAAAGAGAAAGCTTAAAAATAGCGAGTTAGACAGGAAAAGTATTTCTGAATTTAAAGAAGCTAAAAAAACTCCAATCATTGTAATTTTAGACAACATTAGAAGTTTAAATAATATTGGATCTGTTTTTAGAACTTCTGATGCATTTCTAATTGAGAAAATCTATTTGTGTGGTATAACGGCACAACCTCCTCATAAAGATATTCACAAAACAGCACTTGGAGCAACCGAAACCGTAAGTTGGAGCTATGCTGAAGATACGTTAGATGTTATTTTTAAGCTGAAAGAAGAAGGAATAAAAGTATATGCCATAGAGCAGGCAGAAAATTCCACTATGCTACATAATTTTAAGACAGAACTTAATAATAAATATGCTATTGTGTTTGGAAATGAGGTAAAAGGTGTTCAACAAAAAGTAGTAAATCTTTGTGATGGAGTAATTGAGATCCCACAATTAGGTAGTAAACATTCTTTAAATATTTCTGTAAGTACTGGAATTGTTATTTGGGATCTATTTTCTAAAATGACTTTTAGTACAAACTAA
- a CDS encoding TrmH family RNA methyltransferase, whose product MVSKSQIKLITSLEQKKNRTKNGLFVVEGKKGINELLKSNVALDSLFTTESIFNAPKVKTHLISEQELQKISRLKTAQTAVALFKIPVEISINLEGLIVALDGVRDPGNLGTIIRLCDWFGIEQLICSVDTVDCYNSKVVQATMGSIARVAISYVNLEEFLKEQNSSQVLGAFLEGRNIYETKLPKKGIVVLGNEANGISSDIENLVTQKINIPQYGKSEETESLNVATATAILLGEFRRQENY is encoded by the coding sequence ATGGTAAGCAAAAGCCAAATTAAGTTAATAACAAGTCTTGAGCAAAAAAAAAACCGAACTAAAAATGGCTTATTTGTAGTTGAAGGTAAAAAAGGAATTAACGAGCTTTTAAAATCTAATGTAGCGTTAGATTCTTTATTTACAACAGAATCTATTTTTAATGCTCCAAAGGTTAAAACGCATTTAATTAGCGAGCAAGAACTACAGAAGATTAGTAGACTTAAAACTGCTCAAACAGCGGTAGCCTTGTTTAAAATTCCTGTAGAAATCTCAATTAATTTAGAGGGTCTTATAGTTGCATTAGATGGGGTAAGAGATCCAGGTAATTTGGGGACAATAATAAGACTTTGCGATTGGTTTGGAATTGAACAGCTGATTTGTTCTGTAGATACGGTAGACTGTTATAATTCAAAAGTAGTGCAAGCCACAATGGGAAGTATTGCAAGAGTAGCTATTTCTTATGTAAATCTTGAAGAATTTCTGAAGGAGCAGAACTCTTCACAGGTGTTGGGTGCTTTTCTAGAGGGAAGAAATATTTATGAAACTAAACTTCCTAAAAAAGGAATTGTAGTATTGGGAAATGAAGCTAATGGAATTTCTTCAGATATAGAAAATCTGGTAACTCAAAAAATTAATATTCCTCAATACGGAAAATCTGAAGAAACTGAAAGTTTGAATGTGGCAACTGCAACGGCTATACTGTTAGGCGAATTTAGACGACAGGAGAATTATTGA
- a CDS encoding outer membrane beta-barrel protein — translation MKKYFAIIALFLYSLQGNAQIFSDGLINNENFDNKRWSWGYFLGFNTYDLDFDLKEFQPNKPFQDKGYNVERTIGFNVGLIGNLKLNNNLDLRLEPGVSFNRRNFQLLKADQNTIREINATYVHVPLLLKFSADRMYNFKPFVVGGLSSSLNLSSNENNPDDNSVGQFRMKTLTYYYEVGIGIDLYFYYFKLSPSLRGVFAINDELVRDSDPNSIFTGNVDKMRSRGIFLNFTFQ, via the coding sequence ATGAAAAAATATTTTGCCATTATAGCGCTGTTCTTATACAGTTTGCAAGGGAACGCTCAGATATTTTCTGATGGACTTATCAATAATGAGAATTTTGATAATAAGAGATGGTCTTGGGGATATTTTTTAGGTTTTAACACGTATGACCTGGATTTTGACCTTAAAGAGTTTCAACCTAATAAACCTTTTCAAGATAAAGGCTATAATGTAGAACGTACTATAGGTTTTAATGTTGGACTAATTGGAAATCTTAAATTGAACAACAATTTAGATCTTAGACTTGAACCTGGAGTTAGCTTTAACCGTAGAAATTTTCAACTTTTAAAAGCAGATCAAAATACCATAAGAGAAATAAACGCAACTTATGTTCATGTTCCTTTATTGCTAAAATTCTCTGCAGATAGGATGTACAATTTCAAACCATTTGTAGTGGGAGGATTATCATCATCTTTAAACCTTTCTAGTAATGAAAATAACCCTGACGATAATAGTGTTGGACAGTTTAGAATGAAAACTCTTACATACTACTATGAAGTTGGAATTGGCATAGACCTTTATTTCTATTATTTTAAACTTTCACCTTCACTACGTGGTGTTTTCGCTATAAATGATGAACTTGTTAGAGATTCAGATCCAAATAGTATATTTACAGGAAATGTAGATAAAATGAGGTCTAGAGGTATATTTTTAAATTTCACTTTTCAATAA
- the ubiE gene encoding bifunctional demethylmenaquinone methyltransferase/2-methoxy-6-polyprenyl-1,4-benzoquinol methylase UbiE: MEKKITPYKGSSLNKKEQVEQMFDNISENYDGLNRVISFGIDVKWRKKVIKLVEATKPKSALDIATGTGDLAISLAKTGATEIIGLDISEGMLSVGRKKIASEKLSDKIKMVQADSEALPFEENSFDAITVAFGVRNFENLEKGLTEIYRVLKPKGIFVVLETSVPTKFPFKQGYKFHSTVMLPAIGKLFSKDKVAYSYLSESAAAFPYGEKFNNILRKIGFINVEDRPQTFGVATIYTASKN; this comes from the coding sequence ATGGAAAAAAAAATCACCCCTTATAAAGGTTCTTCCCTCAATAAAAAAGAGCAAGTAGAGCAGATGTTTGATAATATTTCTGAGAATTATGACGGCCTTAACCGCGTTATTTCTTTTGGAATAGATGTTAAATGGAGAAAAAAGGTGATAAAACTCGTTGAGGCTACAAAACCAAAGTCTGCACTAGATATTGCCACAGGAACTGGAGACCTCGCTATAAGCTTAGCAAAAACTGGTGCAACAGAAATTATAGGCTTAGATATTTCTGAAGGAATGCTCTCTGTTGGTAGGAAAAAGATCGCTTCAGAGAAATTATCTGATAAAATTAAAATGGTACAGGCAGATTCGGAAGCTTTACCTTTTGAAGAGAATAGTTTTGATGCCATTACTGTAGCCTTTGGGGTTAGGAATTTTGAAAATCTTGAAAAAGGGCTCACAGAAATATATAGAGTACTAAAACCAAAAGGAATCTTTGTGGTTCTAGAAACTTCTGTTCCAACAAAATTTCCTTTCAAACAAGGCTATAAATTCCACTCTACTGTTATGCTGCCTGCAATCGGAAAATTGTTTTCTAAAGACAAAGTAGCTTATTCTTATCTAAGTGAGAGTGCTGCCGCTTTTCCATATGGTGAAAAGTTCAACAATATTTTGCGCAAAATTGGGTTTATAAATGTAGAAGATAGACCTCAAACATTTGGAGTTGCCACAATTTACACTGCTTCTAAAAATTAA
- the accD gene encoding acetyl-CoA carboxylase, carboxyltransferase subunit beta produces the protein MAWFKRTQKGIQTPTEEKKDVPKGLWYKSPTGKIVDAEQLENNFYVSPEDGYHVRIGSVEYFKILFDDNKFKELDKNISSKDPLNFEDTKKYTDRLKEAQEKTGLKDAVRTAVGKSKGKDIVIACMDFSFIGGSMGSVVGEKIARAADYALERKLPFMMISKSGGARMMEAALSLMQMAKTSVKLAQLADANIPYISLCTDPTTGGTTASFAMLGDINISEPGALIGFAGPRIVKDTTGQDLPKDFQTAEYLKEHGFLDFITPRSELKDKINLYLDLVLNQPVRK, from the coding sequence ATGGCCTGGTTTAAAAGAACTCAAAAAGGTATACAAACCCCTACCGAAGAAAAGAAAGATGTACCAAAAGGATTATGGTATAAATCTCCAACAGGTAAAATTGTAGATGCAGAGCAACTGGAGAACAATTTCTATGTAAGCCCGGAAGATGGTTATCACGTTAGAATTGGAAGTGTAGAATATTTTAAAATTCTTTTTGATGATAACAAGTTCAAGGAATTAGATAAAAACATTTCTTCTAAAGATCCCTTAAATTTTGAGGATACTAAAAAATATACAGATAGGTTAAAAGAAGCACAAGAAAAAACCGGATTGAAAGATGCTGTTCGTACCGCGGTTGGAAAATCTAAAGGTAAAGATATAGTGATAGCTTGTATGGATTTTAGCTTTATTGGAGGTTCTATGGGATCTGTAGTAGGAGAAAAGATTGCTCGTGCGGCAGATTATGCTTTAGAACGCAAATTGCCATTTATGATGATCTCTAAATCTGGAGGGGCGAGAATGATGGAAGCTGCACTATCTTTAATGCAAATGGCTAAAACATCTGTAAAATTAGCACAATTGGCAGATGCTAACATTCCTTACATTTCTTTATGCACAGATCCAACAACAGGAGGAACCACGGCTTCTTTCGCAATGCTAGGAGATATTAATATTTCTGAACCTGGAGCACTTATTGGATTTGCTGGACCAAGGATTGTAAAAGATACTACAGGTCAAGATCTACCAAAGGATTTTCAGACTGCAGAGTATTTAAAAGAGCATGGATTTTTAGATTTTATAACTCCAAGATCAGAATTAAAAGATAAGATTAACTTATACTTAGACTTAGTTCTTAATCAACCGGTTAGAAAATAA